One genomic segment of Deltaproteobacteria bacterium includes these proteins:
- a CDS encoding outer membrane protein transport protein — protein sequence MNHKFIFTILLFTSFCIFAGTARADIVSNFGLGSNAMAMSGAYTAIADDFSACYYNPAGLAYQKTPVPGHIKKGTALYLGTGYMYPQLWTKDPSTNPSSANIAPLSFMQIGLTLGPSALGFLPQRRVYFGFAFYLPTDVLIGYTMRNTSSDRYFVFYDNENRIFGFLADAAYRFDRNVAIGIGADFLAGTNTQTNVSFVQSGFIHSEYNYILIQAAPIAGIMINLNNGAKLGFTYRGELKFNDYGNINLYAADTPIVYQSYDWMKFFIPQQFAAGFSYHFTHRLLGTADLTYINWSNFVDEQGDGRPETKLFDTVVPKTGIRYSINDQLNISAGYAFLRSPVRDQTGVTNWLDSNKNLISLGTSYTFGKIGFWRSPITLSAYLQDTLFETRYTYKTQPVSRYQNGYSAGGSVLDCGVQITLRW from the coding sequence ATGAACCATAAATTCATTTTCACAATATTATTATTTACGAGTTTTTGCATATTCGCCGGGACAGCAAGGGCTGATATTGTTTCAAATTTCGGTCTTGGTTCAAATGCAATGGCAATGAGTGGCGCGTATACGGCAATCGCAGACGATTTTTCTGCATGCTATTACAATCCGGCAGGCCTTGCGTATCAAAAAACGCCTGTGCCTGGGCACATTAAAAAGGGTACCGCTCTTTATCTTGGAACAGGTTATATGTATCCACAATTATGGACTAAGGATCCGTCAACCAATCCATCTTCTGCTAATATCGCACCGTTATCTTTTATGCAGATTGGTTTAACTCTTGGACCTTCTGCTTTGGGATTTTTACCACAAAGAAGGGTATACTTCGGCTTTGCATTTTATTTACCTACCGATGTACTGATTGGTTATACGATGCGTAACACATCTTCTGACAGGTATTTTGTATTCTATGATAACGAAAACAGGATATTCGGGTTTCTTGCAGATGCTGCGTACAGGTTCGACCGCAATGTGGCTATTGGTATTGGAGCAGACTTCCTTGCAGGTACCAATACACAAACCAACGTGAGTTTTGTTCAGTCGGGTTTTATTCATTCAGAATACAATTATATCCTGATACAGGCTGCCCCTATAGCAGGCATCATGATAAACCTTAACAACGGTGCCAAATTAGGCTTTACGTACAGAGGGGAATTAAAATTTAACGACTACGGCAACATCAATTTGTACGCTGCGGATACTCCCATTGTCTATCAATCCTATGATTGGATGAAATTTTTCATACCACAGCAGTTTGCCGCCGGTTTCTCTTACCATTTTACGCACAGATTGCTTGGAACCGCTGATCTGACATACATAAACTGGTCAAACTTTGTTGATGAACAGGGGGACGGTAGGCCAGAAACAAAACTTTTTGATACAGTAGTTCCAAAAACAGGCATAAGGTACTCAATAAATGATCAACTAAACATCTCTGCCGGATACGCATTTTTAAGAAGCCCTGTAAGGGACCAGACAGGGGTTACAAACTGGCTTGACAGTAATAAAAACCTTATATCATTAGGAACGAGTTATACCTTCGGGAAAATAGGATTCTGGCGATCCCCCATCACACTTAGTGCATACTTACAGGATACATTGTTTGAAACAAGATATACATATAAAACACAACCGGTAAGCCGGTATCAAAATGGCTATTCTGCCGGCGGTTCTGTACTTGACTGCGGCGTTCAGATTACTTTAAGATGGTAG
- a CDS encoding outer membrane protein transport protein, with the protein MESGGAGPIKKRIFCFSFFLISVLTHITTSYANTGSVYGLGTIAPAMGNAYTAHPDDPSALYYNPAGLALEKKDQLLIGLTYFSPLIWVKGTFGAKNYIDNDRVIGLTVGLATNLGHMTGYRQLSRISTGFFLFTPPDRAYTVHAIPTSTLSFPLYKDTASQLMLLFGLGYRVSRYLQLGASILLVMPGQMTTSYYINPSSTSQSLNPIVLINRSLIISAAPEFGFIVKPLKKFAFGAVYRQKNSSGLHGSTGFIINGQPYISEIDYEKVFTTPDQIAGGVSITPVNNLRINADVTYSVWSDKSVTDTQGNSFTANDTISASVGVEYKPTQEWAVRGGYTYSPSPFPPQTGTTNYMDSDKSIYSIGGGYNFGWFKTGIKSCINVFIQMQQLKERNNNSQLLSLGYSDGGDVWSSGISISFRL; encoded by the coding sequence ATGGAATCAGGAGGGGCCGGACCCATAAAAAAGCGAATATTTTGTTTTTCTTTTTTCTTAATATCAGTACTTACCCATATAACAACATCTTACGCAAACACCGGTAGCGTTTACGGACTTGGAACAATTGCACCTGCTATGGGGAATGCGTACACAGCACACCCTGATGACCCGTCAGCATTATATTATAACCCAGCCGGGCTTGCGCTTGAAAAAAAAGATCAATTGTTAATAGGTTTAACATATTTTAGCCCTCTCATCTGGGTCAAAGGTACCTTTGGTGCAAAAAATTATATCGATAACGATAGGGTAATTGGTTTGACTGTCGGACTTGCTACCAACCTTGGCCATATGACAGGTTACAGGCAGCTTTCACGAATTTCAACAGGATTTTTTTTGTTTACACCGCCTGATAGGGCTTACACCGTGCATGCAATCCCCACGAGTACACTTTCGTTTCCTCTATATAAAGATACCGCATCGCAATTAATGCTTTTATTCGGACTTGGCTATAGGGTATCCAGGTACCTTCAATTAGGCGCGTCCATTTTACTTGTAATGCCAGGTCAAATGACAACAAGCTATTACATAAATCCATCATCCACATCTCAATCATTAAATCCTATAGTCCTTATAAACAGATCCCTGATTATATCTGCAGCGCCAGAATTTGGCTTTATAGTAAAACCTTTAAAAAAATTTGCCTTCGGCGCCGTATACAGGCAAAAAAATAGCTCGGGTCTCCATGGCTCAACAGGTTTTATAATAAACGGACAGCCGTATATTTCAGAAATAGATTATGAAAAGGTTTTTACAACCCCTGATCAAATAGCAGGCGGGGTATCTATAACACCTGTAAATAACTTACGAATAAATGCAGACGTTACGTACAGCGTGTGGTCTGATAAATCTGTAACCGATACTCAGGGGAATTCATTTACCGCAAATGATACTATCTCTGCATCCGTCGGTGTAGAATACAAACCAACCCAAGAATGGGCAGTCAGAGGAGGCTATACATATTCACCATCCCCATTCCCTCCGCAAACCGGTACTACAAACTATATGGATTCAGATAAAAGCATATACTCTATCGGAGGCGGTTATAATTTTGGCTGGTTTAAAACGGGCATAAAATCATGTATAAATGTGTTTATACAGATGCAGCAATTAAAGGAAAGAAACAACAATAGCCAACTTCTCTCCCTTGGCTATTCTGATGGAGGTGACGTATGGAGTTCGGGCATTTCAATTTCTTTTAGATTATGA
- a CDS encoding NAD(P)-dependent oxidoreductase: MSKLALVTGACGFTGTHMVELLKESGWNVIATDLKKAEHAQYYCEEGDLHPVHYEEYISRLGVEFIAADLTKKNTLEPLFKGKVYDAVFHIASLYDYFATWDVLYNVNVNGVRNLAELALSNNVRRFIHWSTDGVYGETKKLPGDEDEPYNPPNLYSKSKTEQEILLWDLYKTKKLPLTVLRPAPIYGPRHRYGVYHILYGVEKMGTGFVISWFPKKHTLMFPSVHVKDLVNAALFTAEKPESIGQAYNVLSDSISQTEMIEFIYRALGMEKVIRIPVWWPMYKGLARIGLKLIKGIDAHARSKGKRPKVDVPMVEYMTHQYWFSNEKIKKLGFKFAYQDPKKGLWDYITWCKERGWL; encoded by the coding sequence ATGTCAAAGTTAGCTCTTGTTACTGGGGCATGTGGGTTTACAGGTACACACATGGTGGAACTTCTAAAAGAGAGTGGTTGGAATGTAATTGCAACGGATCTTAAAAAAGCAGAACATGCCCAGTATTATTGTGAAGAAGGGGACCTGCATCCTGTTCATTACGAAGAATATATTTCACGACTTGGTGTTGAATTCATAGCCGCGGATCTCACGAAAAAAAATACACTAGAGCCTCTTTTTAAAGGGAAGGTATATGATGCCGTGTTTCATATTGCATCACTGTATGATTATTTTGCTACATGGGATGTGCTTTATAATGTAAATGTAAACGGGGTACGTAACCTTGCAGAACTTGCATTATCCAATAATGTAAGGAGGTTTATACATTGGAGTACCGACGGGGTATATGGGGAAACAAAAAAACTACCTGGTGATGAGGATGAGCCCTATAACCCTCCTAATCTGTACTCTAAATCAAAAACAGAACAGGAAATACTGTTATGGGATCTGTACAAAACTAAAAAACTGCCATTGACCGTACTCAGGCCTGCCCCTATATATGGTCCAAGACACAGGTACGGTGTATACCATATACTTTACGGCGTAGAGAAGATGGGCACAGGTTTTGTTATATCATGGTTTCCTAAGAAACACACGCTCATGTTCCCATCGGTCCATGTAAAGGACCTTGTCAATGCCGCATTGTTCACAGCAGAAAAGCCCGAGTCTATTGGTCAAGCATACAATGTACTTAGCGATAGTATAAGTCAGACAGAGATGATAGAATTTATTTATAGAGCTCTCGGCATGGAAAAGGTGATCAGGATACCAGTGTGGTGGCCCATGTATAAAGGTTTAGCAAGGATAGGATTGAAACTCATAAAAGGTATTGATGCCCATGCAAGGAGTAAAGGGAAAAGGCCAAAGGTGGACGTGCCAATGGTGGAGTACATGACGCATCAGTACTGGTTTTCAAATGAGAAGATAAAAAAACTCGGGTTTAAATTTGCATATCAGGACCCCAAAAAGGGGCTGTGGGATTATATAACATGGTGTAAGGAAAGGGGATGGTTATGA
- a CDS encoding M20/M25/M40 family metallo-hydrolase, whose protein sequence is MDEYLLELDKFIKESKKRFGDTLKQIVDIPTVSTDQSHKNDIMHAVQSVSDLIAGFGGVAEIVRTKGNPVVIGRFESSHGSKSVLIYNHLDVQPADESRWTHKPFHLEKVGDKYFGRGTTDDKGPALTALFSALYAHRHNLPVNINLVWEFEEEIGSPSFEGFLKTKKDTLRSDVAVISDTLWLDRDIPSITYGLRGLQAATLYLETGKKDVHSGVTGGAARNPVGEIVHLVSRLYDAETGRVNIPHFYDKILPVKKTELDGFIRSGFSVKKFMHVNGFKSLRTNDVREILKRLWVMPTFEVHGIVGGYTGSGVKTIIPPNAEAKITMRLVPAQKPDAILKLLKNYVRSLNPDVVVKPEGSLDPFSTDITGHYTRAVFDALKFATGKKPVFIREGGSIGTVVTIKKYLKCPITFIGLSIPENGYHSPDENFEYKQFATGVKTFVKFFYNIGMHKKLPKNVQQLS, encoded by the coding sequence ATGGATGAATACCTTTTAGAGCTTGATAAGTTTATAAAAGAATCAAAAAAAAGATTCGGAGATACCTTAAAACAGATCGTTGATATCCCCACAGTATCTACGGATCAATCTCATAAGAACGATATAATGCATGCGGTACAATCCGTTTCAGACCTGATAGCAGGCTTTGGGGGGGTTGCGGAGATTGTGCGGACAAAAGGCAATCCTGTTGTTATTGGCCGGTTTGAATCATCGCATGGTAGTAAATCGGTTTTGATCTATAATCATCTTGATGTACAGCCTGCTGATGAATCGCGGTGGACACATAAGCCATTCCATCTTGAGAAGGTTGGGGATAAATATTTTGGAAGAGGCACCACGGACGATAAAGGGCCTGCCTTAACAGCGTTATTCTCTGCGTTGTATGCACACAGACATAATCTTCCCGTAAATATAAACCTTGTCTGGGAATTTGAAGAGGAGATCGGCAGTCCAAGTTTTGAAGGATTTTTAAAAACAAAAAAGGATACCCTGAGATCAGACGTAGCAGTTATATCTGATACGCTATGGCTTGATAGAGACATACCGTCGATCACATACGGTTTGCGCGGGCTTCAAGCTGCAACACTCTATCTTGAGACAGGGAAAAAAGATGTGCATTCTGGTGTAACAGGTGGTGCAGCCCGTAATCCGGTCGGAGAGATTGTCCATCTTGTTTCCCGGCTTTATGATGCCGAGACAGGCAGGGTAAATATCCCTCATTTTTACGATAAGATTTTGCCCGTAAAAAAGACAGAGCTTGATGGTTTTATTAGAAGCGGGTTTAGCGTAAAAAAATTCATGCATGTTAATGGATTTAAAAGTCTGCGAACAAATGATGTGCGGGAGATTTTAAAAAGACTCTGGGTGATGCCTACCTTTGAGGTGCACGGTATTGTTGGCGGCTATACCGGGTCCGGGGTCAAAACCATTATTCCTCCAAATGCAGAGGCAAAAATAACAATGAGGCTTGTACCTGCGCAAAAGCCTGATGCAATATTAAAATTATTGAAAAATTATGTAAGAAGCTTAAATCCTGATGTTGTTGTAAAGCCGGAAGGTTCACTCGATCCTTTTAGTACAGATATAACAGGACATTATACAAGAGCGGTTTTTGATGCACTTAAATTCGCAACCGGCAAAAAACCCGTTTTTATAAGAGAAGGCGGCTCGATTGGAACTGTTGTGACAATAAAAAAATATCTGAAATGTCCGATTACTTTCATAGGATTGAGCATACCGGAAAACGGCTATCATTCACCCGATGAAAATTTTGAGTATAAGCAGTTTGCTACAGGTGTAAAGACTTTTGTAAAATTCTTTTATAATATAGGTATGCATAAAAAATTACCGAAGAACGTACAGCAGTTATCATAA
- a CDS encoding carboxypeptidase regulatory-like domain-containing protein: MKKYIWMLGFVILTMIAGCASSKTTLSSPFISGYVLELGTNLPIPDAKVTAYPLGITSTTNADGSFIISPLSAGNYKLTDQAQGYISQTTDYITVTSEGVSNLNLHLSKYPATSEIIADAGNQQISVGYDRRISLNGQASSSSSNAQITYQWIQTSGPQVTLFSATTSKAVFTTLPVNRLVYIPDRFGLLGITPTETGTYVFTLYAFANDFSDSSTVTITSAQPEPVITNEVGYLFGNESAETSIVPVGSLTYLNGGFSIPAGSPNTITGYQWSFVSTPSGSLAYIDHPASQTPSIVTDIPGTYTISLTASTLNGFSTETFTLTASSYVSALRCEQCHNGSSVPDVTTGYLTTAHAYAFNAFTDVSSVSQDCLKCHTTGYDKTSTAINGGFDDIASNLGWVLVLPLSYQTLPAGLQTMANVGCESCHGPGSMHTGSYSFNTSVCAQCHDNAPFNPEYTQWLNSPHAQSVSPAGINLGGQGFTSCRECHWSLNIVYTNMQGNGIVPFVTSDEQPVNCMACHTPHNGTNPYSLRVFNNVTIAGGSFTVSGVGEGALCMKCHTDQVLNPTLAAQNFTEPFNTTAEVFAGIAGAGSYAASITASSYHAIPGNVPDLCVTCHMAQTTAQGQPGFDTTGEHTFMMTDANGNDHTAVCNSCHAGIYAVSGFDTVDPVYPTANWDGDPTGATEGVQDQVKGLLSVLACAITTNANQKCTVNTTDVDGKPVSWTILIPATRMTTTSYVSITGTTFAFMPTATTQERNAVYNWYIVNNEGSYGIHNTAYDVMLLQKAFYDLTRANIPGATIRTN, translated from the coding sequence ATGAAAAAATACATATGGATGCTTGGCTTTGTTATCCTTACGATGATTGCCGGATGCGCTTCAAGTAAAACAACTCTATCATCTCCTTTTATATCGGGTTATGTTTTAGAGCTTGGAACGAACCTACCTATTCCGGATGCAAAGGTTACAGCATATCCGCTTGGCATTACATCAACAACGAATGCAGACGGCTCTTTCATAATCAGTCCTTTGTCCGCCGGCAATTATAAATTAACAGATCAGGCACAAGGTTACATATCTCAAACAACAGATTATATTACCGTAACATCGGAAGGCGTAAGTAATCTTAACCTGCACTTAAGCAAATATCCTGCAACCTCAGAGATAATAGCAGACGCCGGGAATCAACAGATCAGTGTTGGATATGATCGTCGTATTTCATTAAATGGTCAGGCAAGTTCCTCAAGCAGTAACGCTCAAATTACATATCAATGGATCCAAACATCAGGACCTCAGGTAACATTGTTCTCTGCAACAACATCAAAAGCTGTTTTTACAACGCTTCCGGTAAACCGGCTTGTTTATATCCCTGATAGATTCGGATTACTCGGTATAACTCCGACCGAAACGGGCACATACGTATTTACGTTGTACGCTTTTGCAAATGATTTTTCTGACAGTTCAACGGTGACAATAACTTCAGCCCAGCCAGAACCTGTTATAACAAATGAAGTTGGCTATTTGTTCGGGAACGAATCAGCAGAAACTTCAATCGTTCCTGTCGGATCACTTACGTATCTTAATGGCGGCTTCAGCATACCTGCCGGGAGCCCTAACACGATTACTGGTTATCAGTGGTCTTTTGTATCAACACCGTCGGGCTCTCTTGCATATATCGATCATCCTGCATCTCAGACGCCTTCAATCGTTACAGATATTCCCGGTACCTATACGATATCTCTCACAGCATCTACCTTAAATGGATTTTCTACAGAAACATTTACACTTACTGCAAGCAGTTATGTTTCTGCATTAAGATGCGAGCAATGTCATAACGGCTCATCTGTGCCGGATGTAACAACAGGTTACTTAACAACAGCCCACGCATACGCGTTTAATGCTTTTACCGACGTATCTTCTGTATCCCAGGATTGCCTGAAGTGTCATACAACAGGCTATGATAAAACATCCACAGCAATAAATGGTGGTTTTGATGATATTGCAAGCAATCTCGGATGGGTCCTTGTATTGCCGCTTTCTTACCAAACATTGCCGGCTGGGTTACAAACAATGGCAAACGTAGGATGTGAAAGCTGTCATGGCCCTGGCAGTATGCATACGGGTTCATATTCATTTAATACAAGCGTGTGCGCACAGTGTCATGACAATGCACCATTCAATCCTGAATATACACAATGGCTGAATTCCCCGCATGCACAGTCGGTCTCACCGGCAGGCATAAATCTGGGTGGCCAGGGATTCACATCCTGCAGAGAGTGCCACTGGTCTTTAAATATCGTTTACACAAATATGCAAGGCAATGGAATTGTTCCCTTTGTCACATCGGACGAACAGCCTGTTAACTGTATGGCGTGTCATACGCCTCACAACGGCACAAATCCATATTCATTAAGGGTGTTTAACAATGTTACAATAGCAGGCGGTTCATTTACAGTAAGCGGAGTCGGTGAAGGGGCACTTTGTATGAAGTGCCATACAGATCAAGTACTAAACCCTACATTAGCCGCACAAAATTTTACAGAACCATTCAACACGACAGCAGAGGTATTTGCAGGCATTGCAGGAGCCGGCAGTTATGCTGCTTCAATAACTGCAAGTTCATATCATGCAATACCCGGGAATGTCCCTGATCTGTGTGTTACATGCCACATGGCACAAACAACTGCACAGGGACAGCCGGGGTTTGACACAACCGGAGAGCACACATTCATGATGACGGATGCAAACGGTAATGATCATACTGCCGTATGCAACTCATGTCATGCAGGTATTTACGCAGTATCTGGATTTGACACTGTTGACCCGGTATATCCAACAGCTAACTGGGATGGGGATCCAACAGGGGCTACAGAAGGCGTTCAGGATCAGGTTAAGGGATTATTAAGTGTGCTTGCCTGTGCAATAACAACAAATGCAAACCAGAAATGCACTGTTAACACAACCGATGTTGATGGCAAGCCGGTATCATGGACAATTCTAATACCGGCAACAAGAATGACTACAACATCCTATGTTTCAATAACAGGGACTACTTTTGCGTTCATGCCTACGGCAACAACACAGGAAAGAAATGCTGTTTATAACTGGTATATTGTCAACAACGAAGGCAGCTATGGCATACACAATACGGCTTATGATGTAATGCTTTTGCAAAAGGCATTCTATGACTTAACAAGAGCCAACATACCTGGTGCAACGATCAGAACAAATTAG
- the aroD gene encoding type I 3-dehydroquinate dehydratase codes for MNLRIGNIKLGTKPVVAVSLTDRDINNLRSNLLSLADMIELRVDMFKNISPAHVLNVYERVKQKTGKPVIVTIRTGEEGGKIKIRDYERYRLFKNIIPYADAIDIEINSRISREIVKLGKVYKKIIIGSYHNFKETPDNAFLEIVLAKGKDTSADIIKLALYAKNKDDVARLLGFTIGHKTENIITISMGRFGGISRVINPLFGSLIAYTHMRRSTAPGQLHIAELVKLLQMINPESIMK; via the coding sequence ATGAACCTGAGAATAGGGAATATAAAACTAGGTACAAAGCCTGTTGTTGCTGTTTCATTGACCGACAGGGATATAAACAATTTGCGAAGTAATCTGCTTTCTCTTGCCGATATGATTGAGTTAAGGGTTGATATGTTTAAAAACATATCCCCTGCTCATGTCTTAAATGTATATGAAAGGGTAAAACAAAAAACGGGCAAGCCTGTAATAGTGACGATAAGAACAGGCGAAGAAGGCGGAAAAATAAAAATACGCGATTATGAAAGGTACAGATTATTCAAAAACATTATTCCGTATGCAGATGCGATTGATATAGAAATCAATTCCAGGATATCCCGTGAAATTGTAAAGCTCGGTAAAGTGTATAAAAAGATAATTATAGGGTCTTATCATAATTTTAAAGAAACGCCAGATAATGCATTTTTAGAAATAGTTTTAGCAAAGGGGAAAGATACATCGGCAGATATAATAAAGCTTGCTTTGTATGCAAAGAACAAGGATGACGTTGCAAGGTTATTGGGCTTTACAATAGGTCATAAGACAGAAAACATTATTACCATTTCAATGGGTAGGTTCGGAGGTATCTCAAGGGTCATAAATCCCTTATTTGGATCTCTCATCGCGTACACACATATGAGAAGATCAACTGCACCCGGCCAGCTGCATATTGCAGAACTTGTTAAACTGTTACAGATGATTAATCCTGAAAGTATTATGAAATGA
- a CDS encoding lysophospholipid acyltransferase family protein, whose amino-acid sequence MKKIRYMIEYWAFLSVAFIFNHISQASADHMGRFLGSIWYMVDPKHKNIAMTNIGFAFPEMREKERKLIIKENFKVLGTTLANFPRISKLNKTNINEIVTFEGTENYEIAKKRGKGVFILTSHLGNWELAAAAQSIRYDGLIAVAKDIHNPYIDRYIKSMRNHAGIDIVKPRNSVFRLLRAIKHGKTIAMLIDQNTLRHEAVFVKFFGKPAATQYAMALMALKTGAAVVPGYVIKNPDGSGYTIRYEEPIILKNEDDKELAVLKWTQYFTTLIERHIKASPEQWFWVHNRFKTEPVEEDIKRLEALENR is encoded by the coding sequence ATGAAAAAGATAAGATATATGATTGAGTATTGGGCATTTTTGTCCGTTGCATTTATCTTTAATCATATATCGCAGGCATCTGCTGATCATATGGGACGGTTTCTTGGCTCGATATGGTATATGGTCGATCCTAAGCATAAAAACATAGCAATGACGAACATCGGTTTTGCATTTCCAGAGATGAGAGAAAAGGAAAGAAAGCTGATTATAAAAGAAAACTTCAAAGTACTTGGCACGACACTTGCAAACTTCCCGCGCATATCAAAACTTAATAAGACAAATATAAATGAGATCGTTACATTTGAGGGGACAGAAAACTATGAGATTGCGAAAAAAAGAGGTAAAGGGGTATTTATTCTTACAAGCCATCTTGGCAACTGGGAACTGGCTGCTGCAGCTCAAAGCATACGTTACGATGGTCTGATTGCCGTAGCCAAGGACATTCATAATCCCTATATAGATAGATATATCAAGTCTATGAGGAATCATGCCGGCATAGATATAGTAAAGCCAAGGAATTCTGTTTTTCGGTTGCTAAGAGCTATCAAACATGGAAAAACAATAGCCATGCTTATTGATCAAAACACACTCAGACATGAGGCTGTATTTGTAAAATTTTTTGGCAAGCCTGCTGCAACGCAATACGCAATGGCTCTTATGGCTTTAAAAACCGGAGCTGCTGTTGTCCCCGGCTATGTTATAAAAAATCCTGACGGCTCTGGTTATACAATAAGATATGAAGAGCCCATTATACTTAAAAATGAAGACGATAAAGAGCTCGCTGTGTTAAAATGGACACAGTATTTCACAACCCTTATAGAAAGACATATTAAAGCATCGCCAGAACAATGGTTTTGGGTACATAATAGGTTCAAGACAGAACCCGTAGAAGAAGATATAAAACGTTTAGAAGCTCTTGAAAACAGGTAA
- the lpxK gene encoding tetraacyldisaccharide 4'-kinase, giving the protein MLKSYMDFFYKKNKLLDILLSPFILLSYVFGLIVVIRRYLYIKGFIKSYDAGIPVISIGNITVGGTGKTPMVIHLSNLVKSNRPGIVSRGYKGHARIMIDVSDGNKILCPPELCGDEPYLISVCTENAIVAAGKNRVRTIKHIRETYDPSIIILDDGFSHLKVKRDIEILLIDGESGFGNGHLLPAGPLREPLKTLQYADIIGIKGSNENLIKIIRKYNADCPIFYFSYKFKGFKNINDNQVIDITNIMQKRVVAMAGIALPESFFGMLMAVGLGLYKTISKPDHHNYKVGELEKVVHDHQPDVVIVTQKDAVKIHQLHKNERVMWLYTDMDIDTDDVLLKDMLHNKGMEIQ; this is encoded by the coding sequence ATGCTAAAATCTTATATGGATTTTTTTTATAAAAAAAATAAATTGTTGGATATCCTTCTTTCCCCGTTTATACTATTATCGTATGTCTTCGGATTGATTGTCGTTATAAGAAGATACCTTTATATTAAAGGTTTTATCAAGAGTTATGATGCAGGCATACCTGTAATATCCATCGGGAACATCACTGTTGGTGGAACGGGTAAAACCCCAATGGTTATACACCTGTCTAATCTTGTAAAAAGTAATAGGCCTGGGATTGTATCAAGAGGATATAAAGGGCATGCAAGAATTATGATTGACGTATCGGACGGCAATAAGATACTCTGCCCCCCTGAGCTTTGCGGAGATGAACCGTATCTAATATCGGTTTGTACAGAAAATGCGATTGTGGCAGCTGGGAAAAACAGGGTGCGCACAATAAAGCATATCAGAGAGACATACGATCCTTCAATTATCATACTCGATGATGGATTTTCACATCTAAAGGTGAAAAGAGATATAGAGATACTGCTTATTGATGGTGAAAGCGGTTTTGGTAATGGACATTTATTGCCTGCCGGACCCTTAAGAGAGCCTTTGAAGACATTACAATACGCCGATATTATAGGTATAAAAGGTAGTAACGAAAACTTGATAAAGATAATCAGAAAGTATAATGCCGATTGTCCGATCTTTTATTTTAGTTACAAGTTTAAAGGTTTTAAAAATATAAACGATAATCAGGTAATAGATATCACAAATATCATGCAGAAAAGGGTTGTAGCTATGGCAGGGATTGCTTTACCGGAGAGTTTTTTCGGTATGCTTATGGCTGTTGGGCTCGGACTATATAAAACCATATCAAAACCTGATCACCACAATTACAAAGTTGGCGAACTCGAAAAGGTTGTCCACGATCATCAACCTGATGTGGTTATTGTAACACAAAAGGATGCTGTAAAGATACATCAACTCCATAAAAATGAACGGGTAATGTGGTTATATACAGACATGGATATAGATACAGACGACGTGTTGTTAAAAGATATGCTGCACAATAAAGGAATGGAGATACAATGA